The following DNA comes from Methanobrevibacter ruminantium.
AATTACAATAGAAGCTATATCTCAAAATTCATGAGTGACCGCAAATGTCCAGTTTGTGGTGGAAGAAGGCTTCGTCCAGAGGTTTTAGCAGTAACTGTCGGTGATAAGAACATCATGGATGTATGTGACTTATCCATTAAGGACAGCTATCAATTCTTCCAGGATTTGGAGCTTACAGAAAGACAACTTTTCATTGGAAAAGAGATTTTAAAGGAAATCAAGGCAAGATTGAAGTTCCTTGTTGATGTAGGATTGGATTATATTACAATGTCAAGGTCTTCAGGTACCTTGTCTGGTGGAGAAGCACAAAGAATAAGGCTTGCTACACAAATCGGTTCCGGTCTTGTGGGTGTTTTATACATTTTGGATGAGCCAAGTATCGGTCTTCACCAAAGGGATAATAAAAAGCTCATTGGTACTTTAAAGCATTTAAGAGACATTGGAAACACCTTGATTGTTGTAGAGCACGATGAAGAGACAATTTTATCTGCAGATTATGTTATTGACATTGGTCCTGGTGCTGGTGAACATGGTGGAAAAATCATCGCTGAAGGAAGCCCTGAAGAGATAATGAACTCTCCAGACTCAATTACTGGAAAATACTTGTCAAGAAGGGAAACAATTCCAATTAATACAGAAAGAAGACCAGGTAATGGCAAATTCCTAACTGTTAAAGGTGCTAGAGAGAACAATCTTAAGAATGTTGATGTAGACATACCATTAGGAGTCTTTACATGTGTTACTGGAGTAAGCGGTTCTGGAAAGAGCAGTTTAATCAATCAGGTCTTGTATAAGGGTTTATCAACCATCATCAACAAGAAGTATTTGCATCCTGGAAAGCATGATTACATTGAAGGAATTGAGAATATCGATAAGATCATTAGAATAGACCAAACTCCTATTGGAAGAACTCCACGTTCCAACCCTGCTACATATGTAGGTGTTTTCACTCCAATCAGAGAGTTATTCGCTGACACTCCAGAATCTAAAGCTAGAGGTTATAAACCTGGAAGATTCAGTTTCAATGTAAAAGGAGGAAGATGTGAATCATGTTATGGTGACGGTATCATACAAATTGAAATGCACTTCCTGTCTGATGTTTATGTTCCTTGTGAAGTCTGTAAAGGTAAAAGATACAATGATGAGACTTTAGATATCCGTTATAAAGGAAAGAATATCTATGAAGTATTGGAAATGACAGTTGAAGAGGCTTTAAAGTTCTTTGAAAATGTTCCAAGAATTGCTAAAAAGCTTCAAACCTTATATGATGTTGGCTTAGGTTATATAAAGTTAGGACAGCCAGCAACTACCTTATCTGGTGGTGAAGCTCAAAGGGTTAAATTAGCTAAAGAGCTATCCAAATCCAGCACTGGTCAAACATTATATATCTTGGATGAGCCTACTACCGGTCTTCACTTTGATGACATTAAGAAATTATTAAACGTTTTAAACAGATTGACAGATGCAGGTAACTCTGTTGTGGTGATTGAACATAACTTGGATGTCATCAAAACAGCGGATTATATCATTGATTTAGGTCCTGAAGGTGGAGATGGCGGTGGAGAAGTCATCGCTACTGGAACTCCTGAAGAGATTGCTGAATCTGGCACTTATACAGGAGATTTCTTAAAAGAAGTCTTAAGCGAGAATATAACCGCTCATGCAAAAGAGTTAGTTGAAGAGAATGCAAGTAAATAATAGTTTTCTATTATTTACTAAAATTTTTTATTAAAAATGAGTTTTTTATATTTTTTATTTACTTTTTTCTAAAGCTATTTATTTTATATTATTTTATACCATTTTATACTATTTTACACATTTTACCTATTTTACACTATTTTTTAAGCAATGCTGATCTTTTTTTAGCTACTTCCCTTACATATTTATCTTCATCTTTAATAGCTATATCATCTAAAACAGATACAGTTTGAATGTTTTTGCAAGCAGATTCACGAATCTTTGAATCCTTATCATTATATGCCAAATCAACCAATATATCCTGATTCTTTACTTTAGAAATAGCTTCTATACGTGCATCACTGTATTCGCCACTGATTGCAATGTCTTCTAAAATCTTTTTATCCTTAATTCTTCTAATTGCATTTGATCTGATATTGGAATCATTATTGCTTTTTACTATATCAGCCAATAAATTTTCTGATTTAATTTTAGATACAGCTTCAAGTTGACAACCATAATAGATGGATTCTTTGCTAATTTCAATTAAAAGATTCTCATCTTCAATATTATTAATCGCTAATTTGCTTATTTCCTCATGTTTTGATTCGTTTGCAACATTCTTTAAAAGATTTTCAAAATCTTGGATATCATAACCATTATCAATATAATTTTCCTTATTGCTTATGGCTTTATTTAAAGCATTTTTAGCTACAATTAAATCATCATCTTTGATACTAATATCAATTAAATTAACTAAAGAATTAATATTCTTAATAGCTTCACTTCTAACAAAGCTATCTTTCTCTTGCAGATATATTTCTTTAATAATATTCTCATTTTTCACATGTTTTATTGCTTCAATACGAACAAACTTATCAGTATCATTCAATGCAATCTCTTTTAAAATATCCTCATTTTTGATTTTTTCAGTAGCTTTTATTCTGAATGAGGAATATCTTGAATTTAATGCAATTTCAACCAAGTCATCTTCGAAATCCAATTTCTCAATTGCTGCAGAACATACATGTTCATCCATTTCATTGAATGCAATCTCTTTTATTGTTTCATTATTTTTTTCGTTATCTAACTTGTTTAATGCTTCAACCCTAATGAACTTGTCATATTCATTGCTTTTTGCAATATCAGATAAAATCTCTTCGTCAGAAAAGCTTTCTTTATTGATTATTTTATTGAATATCTTATTGTCAGAGGAATTCCTTAATATTTCAGCTAATATTTGATTGTTATGAATCTTTTCTATTGCAAGCATTCTTACTTTTTGATCT
Coding sequences within:
- the uvrA gene encoding excinuclease ABC subunit UvrA translates to MSTERKNIILKGGREHNLQNIDLSIPRDQFVVVTGLSGSGKSTLAFDTIYAEGQRRYVESLSAYARQFLGQMKKPEVDYIEGLSPAISIDQKTTKVNPRSTVGTITEIYDYLRLLYARIGIPHCPKCGREISHQTIGQITESIIEEGEGTKIHVLAPVVKDRKGEHKDILEDFRKKGFVRVRVDGEVKGLDEDIVLGKNFRHNIELVVDRLVIREGIDFQRRLSDSVETACNFADGLVTVMFNKRDDEGNESTYEKTYSEDFACTNCGISFQELTPRMFSFNAPQGACPECNGIGTKMEMDPDLIVPNKNLSLNDGAIVPWSKSTKKENYYYQMLKAVADHFGFSMDTPFKDLTEEEQHIILYGSNEKVAFAFKRRNRSYRVNRKFEGVITRMERLYIETKSNYNRSYISKFMSDRKCPVCGGRRLRPEVLAVTVGDKNIMDVCDLSIKDSYQFFQDLELTERQLFIGKEILKEIKARLKFLVDVGLDYITMSRSSGTLSGGEAQRIRLATQIGSGLVGVLYILDEPSIGLHQRDNKKLIGTLKHLRDIGNTLIVVEHDEETILSADYVIDIGPGAGEHGGKIIAEGSPEEIMNSPDSITGKYLSRRETIPINTERRPGNGKFLTVKGARENNLKNVDVDIPLGVFTCVTGVSGSGKSSLINQVLYKGLSTIINKKYLHPGKHDYIEGIENIDKIIRIDQTPIGRTPRSNPATYVGVFTPIRELFADTPESKARGYKPGRFSFNVKGGRCESCYGDGIIQIEMHFLSDVYVPCEVCKGKRYNDETLDIRYKGKNIYEVLEMTVEEALKFFENVPRIAKKLQTLYDVGLGYIKLGQPATTLSGGEAQRVKLAKELSKSSTGQTLYILDEPTTGLHFDDIKKLLNVLNRLTDAGNSVVVIEHNLDVIKTADYIIDLGPEGGDGGGEVIATGTPEEIAESGTYTGDFLKEVLSENITAHAKELVEENASK